The Gemmatimonas sp. genome segment CGTTTGTCTATCAGTTCAATGACCTTCGTCATTTTATACTTCAGCTTGGACTAGCCGGAAGCTGGGGGCTGGAGCGCGGCTATAGTTTCAATGGGCCCAGCTGGTCTGTTTCGGTGGAAGTGCTGGTCTACTTCGTGTTCTTCGTGACGCTTCGCCATGTGAGTCGGTCGTCGCTGGTGAATTTGGCGATGGTAAGTGCATGCCTGCTGCTTCAACAGTATAGGGACTACCCACTGGTGGAGTCGCTCGCCTTCTTCTACGCGGGCGGGCTCTCAGCCATCGCGTACCGGCACTACCAAGCCAAGGGGCGCCAGCGGCGGGCTTTGACTGCAACGGTTCTGGCGGTGTTCGTACTACCCGCGGCCACCTCAATGGCAGGAGTGTTGAAATCCGAGGCGATGTTACGCCACTTTCTAGTACTCTACGTTCCACTTCTACTTTTTCTCTGCGCTACAGAGTTCACATTGCCGCCTCGACTCCAGAAGGGAATTGAAGTAGCTGGCAACATGACTTACTCCAGTTATCTGATCCACTTTCCGCTGCAGCTACTTATTGTCTACGGCTTCGGAGTGCTTGATCGCTCGGTCCCCGTCCACAGCTCAATCTTCTTTTTGGCGTTTTTTTCGGCCACGTTCAGTTTGTCATACGTGGTCTATCGTTACTTCGAAGTTCCGGCGCAGAGACTGGTACGGCGCATCATCGCCTGACGCGGCGGATCGCAGAGTGAACCGCCCCGGGTTTTCAGGAGACTGGTTTAGTTGAGAACACCCACCACGGAGTGGGTATTCTGTGCCTCGCAATAGTGCGCCTCAAACTCCGCCGACGGCGGAACCTGTCAATGAGTTTGAGACACAGGGTGGGTGGGGTTTACTGAGCGACGTCGTCTGACGGTCGCGGTGTGGGGGGATTGATCCACGCGGCGGTCGGTAGCGCGCGTGGGGTGGGCAGACCATGGACAAAGCGTTCC includes the following:
- a CDS encoding acyltransferase: MHAPPRTSAQTTPKLLGLEIVRFLSALAVLVWHYQHFFYVADAPLSFDRPSQPFFTTLRLFYEFGNYGVQLFWCISGFIFFWKYREIIASRAIGPMKFFALRFSRLYPLHLATLLATGALQSLYLSTHQRPFVYQFNDLRHFILQLGLAGSWGLERGYSFNGPSWSVSVEVLVYFVFFVTLRHVSRSSLVNLAMVSACLLLQQYRDYPLVESLAFFYAGGLSAIAYRHYQAKGRQRRALTATVLAVFVLPAATSMAGVLKSEAMLRHFLVLYVPLLLFLCATEFTLPPRLQKGIEVAGNMTYSSYLIHFPLQLLIVYGFGVLDRSVPVHSSIFFLAFFSATFSLSYVVYRYFEVPAQRLVRRIIA